One Choloepus didactylus isolate mChoDid1 chromosome 8, mChoDid1.pri, whole genome shotgun sequence DNA window includes the following coding sequences:
- the FMNL3 gene encoding formin-like protein 3 isoform X3, translating into MGNLESAEGGPGEPPSVPLLLPPGKMPMPEPCELEERFALVLSSMNLPPDKARLLRQYDNEKKWDLICDQERFQVKNPPHTYIQKLQSFLDPSVTRKKFRRRVQESTKVLRELEISLRTNHIGWVREFLNDENKGLDVLVDYLSFAQCSVMYSTLPGRRALKNSRLVSQKDDVHVCILCLRAIMNYQYGFNLVMSHPHAVNEIALSLNNKNPRTKALVLELLAAVCLVRGGHEIILAAFDNFKEVCKELHRFEKLMEYFRNEDSNIDFMVACMQFINIVVHSVEDMNFRVHLQYEFTKLGLEEFLQKSRHTESEKLQVQIQAYLDNVFDVGGLLEDAETKNVALEKVEELEEHVSHLTEKLLDLENENMMRVAELEKQLLQREKELESIKETYENTSHQVHTLRRLIKEKEEAFQHRCHLEPSARGLESVGGEALARVGPAEPTEGMLPSDLDLLAPVPPPEEALPLPPPPAPPLPPPPPPLPDKCPPAPPLPGAAPSVVLTVGLSAIRIKKPIKTKFRLPVFNWTALKPNQISGTVFSELDDEKILEDLDLDKFEELFKTKAQGPALDLICSKNKTAQKAASKVTLLEANRAKNLAITLRKAGRSAEEICRAIHMFDLQTLPVDFVECLMRFLPTEAEVKLLRQYERERQPLEELAAEDRFMLLFSKVERLTQRMAGMAFLGNFQDNLQMLTPQLNAIIAASASVKSSQKLKQMLEIILALGNYMNSSKRGAVYGFKLQSLDLLLDTKSTDRKMTLLHFIALTVKEKYPDLANFWHELHFVEKAAAVSLENVLLDVKELGRGMELIRRECSLHDNSVLRNFLSTNESKLDKLQRDAKTAEEAYNAVVRYFGESPKTTPPSVFFPVFVRFIRSYKEAEQENEARKKQEEVMREKQLAQEAKKLDAKTPSQRNKWQQQELIAELRRRQAKEHRPVYEGKDGTIEDIITVLKSVPFTARTAKRGSRFFCDAAHHDESNC; encoded by the exons AGCTCCATGAACCTGCCTCCTGACAAGGCTCGGCTCCTGCGGCAGTATGACAACGAGAAGAAGTGGGATCTGATCTGTGACCAG GAACGATTCCAGGTGAAGAATCCTCCTCACACTTATATACAGAAACTCCAGAGCTTCTTGGATCCCAGTGTAACTCGGAAG AAGTTCAGGAGGAGAGTGCAAGAGTCAACCAAAGTACTAAGGGAGCTGGAGATCTCACTTCGGACCAACCACATTGG GTGGGTCCGGGAGTTTCTAAATGATGAAAACAAAGGCCTGGATGTGCTGGTGGACTACCTGTCCTTCGCCCAGTGTTCTGTCAT GTACAGCACTCTCCCCGGGCGCAGGGCTCTGAAGAACTCCCGTCTGGTGAGCCAGAAGGATGACGTCCACGTCTGTATCCTTTGTCTCAGAGCCATCATGAACTACCAG TATGGATTCAACCTGGTCATGTCCCACCCCCACGCTGTCAATGAGATTGCACTCAGTctcaacaacaagaatcccag GACCAAAGCCCTGGTCTTGGAGCTCCTGGCAGCCGTGTGTTTGGTGCGGGGAGGACATGAAATCATTCTTGCTGCCTTTGACAATTTCAAAGAG GTATGTAAGGAACTACACCGTTTTGAGAAGCTGATGGAGTATTTCCGGAACGAGGACAGCAACATCGACTTCATG GTGGCCTGCATGCAGTTCATCAACATCGTGGTGCACTCCGTGGAGGACATGAACTTCCGGGTCCACCTGCAGTATGAGTTTACCAAGCTGGGGCTGGAGGAATTCCTGCAG AAGTCAAGACACACAGAGAGCGAGAAGCTGCAGGTGCAGATCCAGGCATACCTGGACAATGTATTTGATGTGGGGGGTTTGTTGGAGGATGCTGAGACCAAGAACGTGGCCCTGGAGAAGGTGGAAGAGCTGGAGGAGCATGTGTCCCAT CTCACAGAGAAGCTTCTGGATCTAGAGAATGAGAACATGATGCGTGTGGCAGAGCTAGAGAAGCAGCTGCTGCAGCGGGAGAAGGAGCTAGAGAGCATCAAG GAGACATATGAGAACACAAGCCACCAGGTGCACACCCTGCGGAGGCTCattaaagagaaggaagaggccttCCAGCACCGATGCCACTTGGAGCCAAGTGCCCGAGGCCTGGAATCAGTGGGTGGGGAGGCTCTGGCCAGGGTAGGCCCTGCAGAGCCAACTGAGGGCATGCTGCCCTCCGACCTGGACCTCCTAGCTCCGGTCCCGCCTCCCGAGGAGGCCCTACCTCTGCCTCCACCGCCAGCTCCTCCCTTgccccctccacctcctccatTACCAG ACAAGtgtcccccagccccacctctccctggtgctgctccctctgtggtgTTGACAGTGGGCCTGTCAG CCATTCGCATCAAGAAGCCTATCAAGACCAAATTCCGGCTGCCTGTCTTCAACTGGACAGCGCTGAAACCCAACCAGATCAGTGGCACTGTCTTCAGTGAACTTGATGATGAGAAGATCTTGGAG GACCTGGACCTGGACAAATTTGAGGAACTGTTCAAGACGAAAGCCCAGGGCCCTGCCCTTGACCTCATCTgctccaaaaacaaaacagcGCAAAAAGCTGCCAGCAAGGTGACCCTGTTGGAAGCCAATCGTGCCAAGAACCTGGCCATCACCCTCCGCAAGGCTGGCCGCTCGGCCGAGGAGATCTGCAGGGCCATCCACAT GTTTGACCTACAGACTCTACCTGTGGACTTCGTGGAGTGCCTGATGCGCTTCCTGCCCACAGAGGCTGAGGTGAAGCTGCTGCGGCAGTACGAGCGGGAGCGGCAGCCCTTGGAGGAGCTGGCAGCCGAGGACCGCTTCATGCTGCTCTTCAGCAAGGTGGAGCGGCTGACCCAGCGAATGGCTGGCATGGCCTTCCTGGGCAACTTCCAAGACAATCTGCAGATGCTCACGCCG CAACTCAATGCCATCATTGCAGCCTCCGCCTCAGTCAAGTCTTCACAGAAGCTGAAGCAGAtgctggag ATCATACTTGCACTGGGGAACTACATGAACAGCAGCAAGAGGGGAGCTGTGTATGGCTTCAAGCTCCAGAGCCTGGATCTG TTGCTGGATACCAAGTCCACCGACCGGAAGATGACATTGCTGCATTTCATTGCCTTGACGGTGAAGGAGAAATACCCAGACCTGGCTAACTTCTGGCATGAGTTGCACTTTGTGGAGAAGGCTGCAGCAG TGTCCCTGGAGAACGTGCTGCTAGATGTCAAGGAGCTGGGCCGGGGCATGGAGCTGATTCGGCGGGAGTGCAGCCTACATGACAACAGTGTCCTTCGGAACTTCCTCAGCACCAATGAAAGCAAACTGGACAAGCTCCAGCGAGATGCCAAGACGGCTGAG GAGGCCTACAACGCAGTTGTGCGTTACTTTGGTGAGAGTCCCAAGACCACTCCTCCTTCTGTATTCTTCCCTGTATTTGTCCGATTCATTCGTTCTTACAAG GAAGCAGAACAAGAGAATGAAGCCCGCAAGAAGCAGGAGGAGGTAATGCGGGAGAAGCAGCTGGCTCAGGAAGCGAAGAAACTGGATGCCAAG ACCCCATCCCAGCGGAACAAGTGGCAGCAGCAGGAGCTAATTGCAGAGCTGAGGCGGCGCCAGGCCAAGGAGCACCGGCCTGTTTATGAGGGGAAGGATGGTACCATCGAGGACATCATCACAG TGCTGAAGAGTGTCCCCTTCACGGCTCGTACTGCCAAGCGGGGCTCACGCTTCTTCTGCGATGCAGCCCACCATGACGAGTCAAACTGTTAA